The following are encoded in a window of Astyanax mexicanus isolate ESR-SI-001 chromosome 6, AstMex3_surface, whole genome shotgun sequence genomic DNA:
- the zgc:112496 gene encoding uncharacterized protein zgc:112496: MSGAEQLYTCEDPAVWTRIYGKYWTVVEAKSAGKGKRSGKLLALDKWYQEELPAIISDRTEPFLTHPELVKLMEWKLTRGKFRPRLQQLAASNSEEVVLSCTKKAFNLLPNVQSAITELSTLKGLGPATASAVLAAGAPSEAAFMADEAVESIRDLRPVQYTAKHYSLFLQKMLHKAQQLSKVDSKQDWTPHKVELCLWAWAVAKQIQPSLLEEIPQNDATHSETKGMQEERKVTKERPSKRRKME; encoded by the exons ATGTCTGGGGCTGAGCAGCTGTACACCTGTGAAGATCCGGCAGTGTGGACGCGTATTTACGGCAAATACTGGACTGTGGTGGAAGCAAAGTCTGCTGGAAAAGGGAAACGTTCGGGGAAGCTGTTGGCTTTAGACAAATG GTATCAGGAGGAGCTGCCAGCGATTATTTCAGATCGGACAGAGCCTTTTCTGACACACCCAGAACTGGTTAAACTCATGGAATGGAAACTCACT AGGGGGAAGTTCCGGCCACGCTTGCAGCAACTGGCCGCCTCCAACAGTGAGGAGGTGGTGCTTAGCTGCACCAAGAAGGCTTTCAATCTCCTTCCCAATGTCCAATCAGCAATCACAGAACTGAGCACGCTCAAAGGGCTTGGACCAGCTACAGCATCAG CGGTATTGGCAGCAGGTGCCCCTAGTGAAGCTGCATTCATGGCTGATGAGGCAGTGGAGAGCATTCGAGATCTGAGGCCGGTACAATACACAGCCAAGCACTACTCGCTCTTCTTACAGAAAATGCTGCACAAAGCCCAACAGCTTAGCAAAG TGGACAGTAAACAGGATTGGACGCCTCATAAGGTGGAGCTGTGCTTATGGGCGTGGGCTGTAGCTAAACAGATTCAGCCCTCACTGTTGGAGGAGATTCCACAGAATGATGCCACACACAGTGAGACCAAAGGAATGCAGGAAGAGCGAAAGGTGACCAAGGAGAGGCCATCTAAGAGAAGGAAGATGGAGTAG